The following nucleotide sequence is from Paenibacillus odorifer.
AATTTCTCCCCGTCAATTATTGTTCCATCAGCCCAATTGAGTGTAATTATTCTAATATCACGTCCATGATCTCGATCAAGAAAATAATCTCGGAAAGCTCTAAATGTACTATCTCTTGGTTTATGGTTTAATTGAGCATGAAATAGAGTAAGGTTCTTCCCTACAGTAAAATTAAGAATATCTTTCGGCTCAATACAAAGGGCATCTGAACAAATAATAGACATAAATCTATTCAGATCATGCGATGAGCCTACTAAGTCAAATACATAGATTAAGTCACTAGTTGAGAGTCTTCCAGATTCATATTCATTCATTCTTTCCGACATATGTGATGTTTTGAATTGGGGAATTACACAAAGGTTATTATCATCTGTGATGAATAAGTACACTAGGGAATCGATGAATGAACGTGAGCTCAATCTTTCCCATGCATCCTTGACGATCAAGATACGACCTGTTGCTGTCCAAAGTTCTAATTTTTCGGAAAATTCCTTAATGGTAGATCCTTGCATACTTAAACACCACAACGCGCCTTTTCTTGGCCATATCTCAGGTGTTCTAACGATTGTATCTAAAACTTCATTTGGAAAAGAATACTCAGGTGTTAATACTAGATCGGAATTAGTCTCCTTTGCTAATTGAATAAATTCTATAGCTTTGATGATAAATAAGGGATCTGTGGTGAAGACACCTTTTTGTAAATCAGCTACAGGTTCACTTTGACACTGCCATTGCAATACCTTAATAGGCTCATTATTAGATAGACAGATTTGAAGTCCACTGTGTGGAGGGATAATTTCGGAAACGTTAATAAACTCAGCCATGGAGCACCTCTGTATTAAAATCAATATATAGGATAATCTTACATTGGTAATAGATTCCTGTAAACTTAATATCTCATAAGTAGAAGACGTAGATTATTAAAATTTTATGAGAAAAAATTATTCGGAAACTATTCATATTTTTTAAAATACGTAGAATGTATATTGATTAATTCTATTTCGAGTGCAACAAGTTTATCTTCCCTATTTAGAAAAATGTAAATTTCTTCGAGGTATTTGAAGGCGGGGAAATGATTGGATCGAACATAAGTGATAAATTCTTGTTCAGAGCAACCCTTGAAATATCTGATCCATCTTATGCGACTCTCATTAATGATTTCGTTTCTCAAGGCAGTAGCAATATGCCATAAATCATTCCTAGTCAATTCGAGGAATATAGTATTTTTTTTAATCTGTATCATTTTTTATCCTCCTAGAAAACTGAAAGTATTTAACTTATATATATGGGTTACACCATTAGCTTAAGAAGAACTTTTTTATAAAGTTAATTTTTTTTAACAATATCTTTATTGTTTTGATGCACGTTAATTTCCTCTGACAAATCCTTTGTAATATTTTAGTCGGTTGCTGAAAGTTTTTTACCATATTAAACTTAAAAAAGTATTTTTAGCCTCTCATAAGCTTTCTTTTGTGAAAGTCTGCTCATTCAGTTTAGTGATACACTCATTTTCTTAAGTCTATTTAGCTTATCAACATTCGAATGTTTATGTACGTTGTTGCAGTTCTCAATCTAAGAGTATTCTTGAGAAATTGCCATTCCATAATTTAAGTACTTAATATTCAAATGGTTTTAAGTATTTAAGCGATGCAATATCCTTCATCTCGTAGTAGATATTATTCTCTCAAAAGCATCATTTTTTGAGTCATGTTCTGTGTGAAATAAAGGAATTTGCCCTAGGAGCCAAAGATAACTCCCATGTAATATACCGGAAAGTTAAAATAATTTGTTATTCTTTTGATTATTGCTGTTGATACTTCTATACAAGAAGAACTCCTTTAAAGCATCCGGTCGACATTACAAATTTACTGAAGGAATTTGAGACTAGAATGAAATAAGTCTAGTAATACATACTCCAGATTTGAAAGGGGGTTATAATATAGACATTGATGGCTTTTTAAGGATGTGAAATACCTTGGGAAGAACTAATAGAGGTTGATTTAAATTCTTAGCCGTATTTATTTTTTTTGCGAAGAAGGGATTAAATAACGATTGAAATGAATTTATATTAAGGAAAGCAATTGAAAATCAATTCGAGTTCCACTAAAGGATACACAGTTATGAGCCTTAATATAGCGTACAATAAGAAACTAGACTGATTAGTCCCTTTCGGTAAAGTATTGGTTAAACTATGGAGAAGTGACTCCAACCAGCCTCTCTCTAATGTGAGAGCAAAACTACCTGTAATTTATTTGCATGTGGATTTACTAATAATATTGATGGCTCGAAATTGAGGTGTGAAGTATCGTTGAAGAAATGCTGTGTGATAAATAAATAAACCAAGTGTTGTTCAATGTGGTCAGAACTCAAAATAAGTAATGGAATTATTTATTTAACATGTCTAGGAAGGTTGTGATTACAATGAGTGATTCAAAAATATTACGCCGAGTAAAACTAACTAGACAGAATAAGGATTTGTGTATAATGCAGCTTAAAGAAACTGCCGAAGGATACACCGTCTCTTTATCAGATAACGCAAACACAGAAGATGTTGATTTGATTAATACTATAACCCAAGAAATGAAATCAAGTAAGGAATATGAAGATAAGATTGCTTTCTGGGAGGATCTCTTAATAGCATTAAAAAACAGAGACATTACATACAGAGAATTACCAGCTTATGATATAAAACTCGCAATACAACTTGATATGAAAACCGGAGAAAAGTTGGTAACATACGAGAAGAACACTGAAGTTAAAGATGAGCCCGATACAATTGCACGTAAGGTTGCGGGCGCTTTGAGTAAAGTATTTTCGGAGTATGGGATAGATACTGTTAAGAAAATTGAAAAGGCATTGTCCCAGAACCATATAGATGAAGCATATATATATTTAGAAGAAGGTAAGAAAGAAGGACTACTTAATTTTAGTACTAAAGATACAAGGATAAAACTACTACAAGCAATTCAAAAATTTTCAACAAATATACTAACACCTGAAAAACGGAAAGAATTATTAGAGACTAAATTTTTGCTTGGTGAAAGCACGGGGATTTTCTCAATACTTTACGATGATGCTTCTCAATATATTAAGGAGTTTGGTGATCAAGCAGATCCGGGGCTTATTAGGAATTTATGGTTATTGATGGCTAATGCTGCCTCGGAGCAAGGAAAGACTGAACTCGCGTATAATTTATACCAGAAAGTTTTATATGAGTCCACAGATGATGCTAGAACTAATGCGTGGGCTCATAGAGGCTTGGCAGTAACCTTGGGATATGAAAATCCGGACGCAATTTATCATGAAAGCATGGCCGCTGACGCGTTTTTATTAAGTGGTCAGAAACACATGTATGCGAGTAGTAAAAGTTTATTAGCCGAGTATACCAAAATGAATGATCCAAGGAAAGCAATCAGCTTGCTAGAAGAAGCCATTAATGTGTTCAATGCTGATGCCCCACATCTAAAGGATAGAATTGCGGAACTATTACTTAGTAAAGCGATGATTCATCATTTGTGTGGTGAAAATGACGCTGCATTAAAAGCAGCTGAGCGATCTATTGAGCTACGTGGTGAAAGTGGTCAATTCGGTAATGAATCTAAGATAATAGCTTCTCTAAATGCTGCAATTCAATTTGAGGAAACATTAAAATCAGATGGAACTCAACAGATTTTAAAAAATAATTACGAAGCTAGGATAAGTGAGCTAGAAACAGTTATATTTGATGAAGATAAACTACCTTACTCATTGAGAAAGAGATTGTCCAATGCTCTAGCAGATAAAGATTCGGCTGAACTTGAACAAATGAAGCAAGAAGTACTAAAACGCGGTAATTCGGAAATAGTTGCATCATATTGGATAGCTCTTGTTATTGCCAGAAAGGATGCAAATATAAAGGATAATCTCGAATTGTTAGAAAATGCTTGGGCAGAGGCTAACAAACCAAATGTTAGAAAAGAATTAAGAGCTAGTGTCTGTAGTATGTTTGCTGAAATTTACAAAGAGAATGGGATGGATGAAAAGGCATTGGAGTGGTATGAGAAAGCGTTAGTCCTTAACCCATTCTTTTGGACGAATAGACAAAATTATGCTGCACTTCTTTGGAAAAATGAAAAATGGAAAGATGCTGTCATTTTCTTTGAAGAACAAAGGAAGCGGTTTGGTGATTTACCCTCTATATTATTCGCTTATGGTAGATCTCTGGTTGAGTTCGGAGAAAGTGGAAAAGCTATTCCTATTCTTAGACTCGCCCAGAAGAAAAATCCCGATGCGGAATATATTCAGGAATACATAAATAAAGCATTAGATAGTTTGGACGGGGATATTCAAACTAAATCGCCACCTCAGAGCGCAACCATTTCAGTAGAAGCCGTGACTATTACTTCGTTAGAGAAATGTCTCATCGATTTTATTGGGTTCATACAGAATGACAAACGTATGTCATTTTGGAAATATGACCCTGTGCAAAAAAAACATAAGTGGGTTTCTTCCCCGGAACAGCATGGCCAAAATTTATTGCATACATTCCTAAAGTCACGTTTTGGTCATAATGTTGAAGCTATTGAAGAAGTCAGTACAGGGGCAGGTAGAATAGATATTTATTTGAGATTTCGGAGCGGACTAAAAACAATATTAGAGTTAAAAATGTGTGGGGGTGGCGGTTATTCTGAGGGGTACGCGATAGAAGGATTCAAGCAATTAACTCATTATTTAGAGAACAAACAGACATACCTTGGATACCTAGTTGTTTTTGATGGAAGAATGCGTGATTATGGGAAAGGGATTCAATCCCAATATTCGTATGAGAAATGTACAATACGATCTTTTGTCGCTGACGTTCGTCCCGAAGTAAAATGAACTTATGGTTTTACATATATAGTAGATTGATTAGATACTGCTAATAATTATATTTTATGTATTTTATGGATATGTATACACTCCTTTGCTAAGATCAGAGATAGAGTAACACGTATTCCTAAGAAATTGCTATGATTTAAATTATACAACCCACAAGTGTGTAAAAGTATTTATAGGGACAAATTGGGAGTGACTCTAACCATTTTGATTATGAAAGAAAAATGAATTGATCGTACTACAGTGAAGGAAAGTTCTTATTAAGGGATTAAACTGTAGTAGAGGTACCATCTCGATCATTAGCAGTGATGAGGTCATGCTTGATATTTAAATAAGTCTCTAAGTTACATCACATCATGTCCACAACCTCAAAAAATTCGATAATACCGGAGAAGATATGGAGGATCTGATCTCCATCGGCACGATCGGCTTGATTAAAGCTATCGAGAGCTACCGCCCGAACAAAGGCACAAAGCTGGCCACTTTTGCTGCCCGTTGTATTGAAAACGAAATTCTGATGCACCTAAGATCCTTGAAGAAGACTCGTAAAGATGTATCTCTGCACGATCCAATTGGGACTGACAAAGAAGGTAATGAAATTACACTCATTGATATCCTCGGTTCGGAAGCGGATGATGTCATTAAAGAAGTCGATCTTAAGATCGAGAAGAGTAAGATATATCGTAACCTAGATATTCTGGATGACCGGGAAAAAGAAGTTGTCGTTGGGCGGTTTGGATTGGATACGGGTGGGGAAGAGAGGATACAGAGGGAGATTGCTAAGGAGTTGGGGATCTCGCGGAGTTATGTTTCGAGGATAGAGAAGAGGGCGCTCATGAAGCTTTATCATGAGTTTTATAAGGCGAAGCGGTAAGAGTAAAGAGTCTGTCTATAGGCAGACTCTTTTTGTTGTCGAAATTTGGACGTATAGTTCAAAAAAATTATGTAAAAGTCGGATTTTCATGTAAAACATTTGAAGTTCGATGTTATAATTTGGATGTGTATAATCCATTTATTCCTAGTTCAAAGGGAGGCTCATAGCTTTGGAAGAAAATAAATTGCAAAAGCTTAAGACACAGCAGAATTATTGAGGAATACCGCTAATCTTGAACGAGAAAGGCATTGCAACGATCATTTCATGCCCATACTCCAGACTGCTACGGTAGTTAAGCTACAATAGATCATACATATTTAAATATGCAAAAGCGTACTATAAAGGCTGTTTTTTAACTAGGCATTCTCTATAAAGCACTGCCACAATGTAAAAATACTGTTCAAACCTTACATAGGAGGATTATATCAAATGAAACAATTAATTGTCGGTTTAATTGGTGAAACTGGAAGTGGTAAATCTACATTTTGTTCAATGTGTTCATCGGAAGATATTCATCCAATAATTTCAGGTTCGTATGGGAAAAAAGGCACAACAAAATCCACTAAACGAATGATATTTTCAAAAGAAATGAAAAACTTTGACTTGAATGAATTTAGCCTATCGTATAAAGGTGGACAAACAGAATTCGGTCTACCCCTCTCTGAGGAAATAGATCTTCATCCTTTTGAGTCCTTAACTATATTAGATACTCAAGGATTAAACGATTGGAAATCTGACGAAGAAAGAGAACGAACAAACAAATCAATACTTAAAGTTTGCGATGAAGCGGACATAATACTCGTAACAATTCCAGAGGGGGGTAATGTTGTAACAACGAACACTGTTTTAAATCAGATATTTACTCAGTTTTGTCATAAGCCCATTGTTTTTGTATACAGAGCTCAACAATCTAGAGAGAAGCTTTTAAAAAAAGAAAAATCAATACCTCTTTTAATACCCTTTGTTGAAGATAATATTGAAAAATATAGCAAAATAAACCCTAAATTAGGTAATGTTATTAAATGCGCCAATTTACCTGCAGATACTGGTGTATATCCTTTGTTTTGCATTTTGCCTAATAGCGAAGAGCTATCCTCTGATATTGAAGAAAATGAGCGTCAAAGCGACAATACAGTGTTAAGGAAATATATTAGTAATGCATTGCAGTATGCAATCAATTTACAAAATTTATTAATTAATGAAATGGCTGATGAATATGTAAAAAGCAATTTAGAAATAATATCAACAACAATAGAAAAAATATTTAGTTTGGAAAATATAATTTCGGGAATGACGAATGTTAAAGGATTACCATTATATAGACCTTACATTAAAAATTTTAATTTTAAACCTGAATATGATATTGAATATAGTTGGCAAGGAGGCACTCCTTGGATGTATCCCGTTTGTGGAGGTGACTATACATACGCGTCAAATGATATATACGTAAATTTATGCAATATCATAAGAAATTCAAACGAGTCTGTTGCAGTTAAAAGCTCATTGTTATCTGTACTATATTCAATATCAGAAGATAGGCATACTCCGGGAAGTCTTAATTTGCGATACAATTCTTACACTCGCGGAGTTCCGGTTAATTGGCTTATTGATATAAGAACGGAATTGTTACAAAAAAGCCCTGAATTGTTTGAGGAAATTGATATTTATGTAGATGACAATAATTTTTTTGATAATCCTGCACAATGTGAATCGTTGTTATCTACTGATGAAAAGTTTCGGGTAGCACATCATGATTGGAATAAGTGTCTAAAACAATTTTATTTTTTCACCCCGGAAAAACAAAAAATAATAAAGCAAAAGTTTAGTGATAGAGAATGGTCGGCAACTGTTTTAGTGTCTTCAATATCCAAAGTCATTAATAAAATTGATTTTTGTCGCGGTATGAATGAAAAAAATAAAGATGATTTTGAAAAGATTGCGTTTGATTCTCGAGGTAAATGTGTTCTATGGAATAATGAAGTATAAAGTATAAATTTAGCCTTAGGCTTGAAAGTTAAAATAGTACTTATCAAAGATCACTTATTGTTTAATGGATGAGCGCAAAGGAGGTAGAGGTCTTTGCCGGCCGCTTCGGCCTGGACACCGGCGGGGAGGAGCGGACGCAGCGGGAGATCGCGAAGGAGCTGGGGATTTCGCGGATAGAGAAGAGGGCGTTGATGAAGTTGTATCATGAGTTTTATAAGGCGAAGCGGTGAGTCTATCGGGTCTGTCATTTGACAGACTCTTTTTGTTGTCGAAATTTGGACATGTAGTTCAAAAGAGTTATGTAAAAAGTAGGATTCGTATGTAAAACACTTGAAATTTTATGTTATAATTTGGTTAAATATTAGATTGGAATTTAAGGTTAAAGTTATAAAAATTTCCTGTAAGGAGGTTGCCGAATGAGCTTTCTGATTAATCCTATTAAAGAAGCTACTTATCTTTCTACTACTAAATCAGACAGATATCGTCCTATATGTTACGTTTTTTATCAGAAATATCGTCAGGAATATAATGCGTATATGTTTCTGGATGAGATATATCAAGAATTAGTAACATCTGAAATTTTTGGCACCTACTTTACAGATTATAACGAAAAGGAATTGGAAGAAGACCTTAAATCGCTTGTGAAATGGAATAACCTAATTATTCATCAAGACGAATCGCATGCACAACGTATCGAGGACTTTTATAAGCGTAAGAATTACTATGAGGTCACACAATACACTATTTCACTAGAACGTTCTCTAGAAGAAATGCGGCATAATCTGCAGGCGATTCGCGGAGGATCTTTTGAGCGTATATTAGCAGACCATATTTTAGAGGATCTGACTAAACTTCAGAAGTGGAATTCTTCGGATAAAGAATCATTTGGTGACATCCGCAACATCTGGCGTGATCTTATGTCCCGCTTTGAAGCTCTTCGTAACGGAACTGCCGACTTCTTATCACACGTAAATAGCGAACCATATGAACGTCTTATTCACACAGAATCTTTTTTGCCATATAAAGAAAAATTTGTACGGCTACTAAGCGACTTCGTGGTAGGTATCATGGAAAAGAAAGATTTAATTGAAGAAAGCCTCAGTCTAATTGATGAAAAAAATATCGAGAATATCATTTCTATAATTGTTTCCTACGAAGCTGAACAACAAATAAATGACATGTTTGAAGAGGAAGTTGTCTTAGAGCGAAGAAGGGCAGAGTGGCTCGGTTTTAAAGGGTGGTTTGTGGAAATTAATGGTCGCAAAGCGAGTTCCCGATTTCTTATAGAGCAGACACGCGGTACTATTCAGAAAATTGTACGGATTGCGGATCAGATTAGTGATAAATTCAATTATTTTAAAAGTCGCAAGAATGACTACTTGGAACTAGCCCGTATTTTTGCAAATACTTCTGATATAAGGGACTGTCATATCATTGCTGGTGCGATGTTTGGTGTGTCCAATACAAAACATTTCTTAGTTCCCCACAAATCCGAGGATGACATTACTAAACATGTGTGGGAGTGTGATCCATTCGAACTGCCACTTAACAAAAAGACACCTGGAAATCGTAACAAACGTACCAAACTGCCTATATACGAAAACCCTTTAGCTCAGATGGTCCTGATTCAGGAACATTTGGAGAAAACACGGATGATACAAGAGAAATTTAACAGTATAATCAAGGACGGGAAAATTATCCTGGAGGAGATTGGTGTAGTGTATCCTGAAGTGCGGGATTTATTGCTTGAGTTATTAGGACAAGCCATGATTACAAAAAAATTTGAAAGTAGAACAGAAGATGGTCGCCGATTTTATCTTAGGTTGCGTTCAAATAAACGTATTCACTTGCGCTCCACTGACGGAACCCTGACGATGAATGATTATGAGTTTGTGTTTATGGAGGAAATGTATGGATAGAGATCAGATGGTGCTCCAGGAATGTGTTGAAGCTTTGTTTCATTTTTACTGGATTCATCGTGACAAGCAGGCTGACCTATATTTTCAGATTCTCTCTAGAAAAGCAGAGCTTACTGACATGATGCGAGATTATTTTGGCTATCGTTTAATATTACGTACTGAGTTTATTAAATTGGAAAAAATACCTGTCTCTTCTAAGCCCTTTATGGGTATTAATAACTTTTCAACAGTACATCATTATATGTTTTTTTGCTGCTTCCTTACTTATTTAGAAGACAAAGGTGAAGATCAGCAGTTTACTTTACAAAATGCATGCGATGCTATTCGCATGTATTATCCGGAAGACGCCATCCATTTTGCCTGGGAGGAACGTTCACATCGCAGGGCATTTGCAGATGTTTTGCAGCATTGCGTTATGTTAAGGCTCGTTTATGTCGTGGATCGCGATATCGACGGATTTAGAGACGATATAAATCACGATGTTTTATTTCAGACGACGCCATATTTTCGTCATTTTGCCCCACTCTACTTCTTGGATCTGAGTAAAATTCAAAGTTGGAGTCAATTAGAAGAACATATTACGAAGGAAATTACGAATAACACAACACCAAAACAACGGGTTCTACGTCGGTTTTTTTTAGAATCGGCCATTTATGATGATGAACTTTCAGAAGATGAAGTTATTTTGCTAGAAGATAGGCAGGAGCTTGAAAGACTAAATGAAATAATTTGTGAGTCATTTGAATATTGGCATCTCGAACGGTACCATCGTACAACGATGCTCATACATTCAGAAGTTCGTTATGGAGACTATTATCCAAAAGATGAACAAATCTCAAATACAGCTGTGCAGTATGCGACCTTTATTTGGGATATGGTAAATGAGCAAAAAGTAGCCCTTGACCACAATGGGCGCATTACATGCACAGAATATGAGGCACTAAAATGGTTTCAAGCAATAAAAGAATTGCATAGTCATGGGTGGACCAAATCGTTTACAGAACGGCCCGTCACTACCATTTGGAGAGAAGTTATGGAATACATGTCTGACTTTCATATGGCAGAAGTACAGATGGACAAGCAGATTGTATTTTATTCTGCTACTGGCCGAGTTACAGGATATTATGCTTAATCTACTAGTGGAGGTAATGGGGGATGAGTTCGTTTCATTTGAATCGCTTTGGTCTTGTGAATTTTTGGTACCATAGTGACACAATTTTTGAGTTTAGCAATGGACGCCTTTTTGTTCGTGGTGCAAACGGATCTGGCAAGTCAGTATCTACTACCATGGCAGTGCCCTTTTTGCTAGATGGTGATAAGCGACCGTCACGTCTTGATCCATTTGGTTCGCAAGATCGGCGGATGATTGATCTATTGCTGGGCAACAAACATGTGTCTAAGCGCGAGGAAGGTACTGGATATTTATACACAGAATATCGTAAAGGAGATACCTTTGTAACTGTTGGTATTGGATTGAATGGTAAACGGCGGGAGAGCGACAATACTATGCAGACATGGTATTTCATTCTTTTCAATAAGAGAATTGGGTATGATATTAAGTTGCACGAAGAAAAGATTGTAAGCGGAGAATCCCGAAAGTTTCCTTTAACTATGGGTGACTTAGCAGAACATATTGGCAGAGACGGAGAAGTAACAGATAGCCAACAGCGTTACATGGAGTTAGTGAATCAAAATATCTATCGTTTCAAAACTACGCAAGAGTTTAAAGAACTGATAGGCGTATTGCTTCAGCTAAGAAGTCCGAAACTCTCCAATGCTGTGAAAGCGAGCGAAGTATCCAATGTTCTCTCTGATGCTCTTCCTGAATTGTCACAAACTGAATTAGCCCCGCTATCTTCTTCTTTGGAGAGTATGGATAGCCTGCAAGATAAGAAGGCTCGTCTTGAGAAGGAATTGAGGTTCCTAACGATGTTGGCGGATGCGTATGATACTTACAATCAGTTTTCTCTTTATGAGAAAGCGAAGCATCTTATATACAGTGAAAAACGACTTGATGAATCAATTGAGCTCATAAAGAAATATAAAGTTTCTGAAACTATTGCTATTGAAAATAAAAATGATTTAGAACATAAACGGATAGAGCAAAGTAACATTAAAGAAACACTCCATAAAAAAATCTCTTTATTGAATGGGCATGCCCTCTTTACAGCGGAAGAAGAGTTAGAAAAAGCCAAAAAAAATTTATATGATTTAGAGCGAAAACTACAAAATACAACTGAAGCTATGGATAATAATGCAACACAGCAACGTGAGGTAGAGGAACGAATCAAGAAAAACGTGGGAAAAGAATACAAGGCTGTAAAAAGCCGCGAAGATGTGCTTTCTGAGCTTGAGGCGCTTGCGGATGAAACTTTTTTCATATCACATTCTACTTTAAGTCAGTACTTTGAACAAAATCTTAGGAATTTTTCGGAAGCAGGATTTAAAAACTGGCAAGAAATTCTTCAGGAGTATCATACCAAGGTACAAGAAATCGCGAGCCAATTACATTCCTTACAAGCACGGCTCGAACACGAGGGGCAATTGAAGCGAAATTTAGCAATTGAAGAAGATCATGTGAAGGAATTAGAGGTAGAGATCAGTGCCTTAGAGAAAGAACATATTAAAAATGCAGATATTGTTGAACATGATGTTATGGAATGGGCTGAGGGAGCACGACAATTTCAAGTCAAGCCAAATGAGCTGCTGGAA
It contains:
- a CDS encoding GTPase domain-containing protein; the encoded protein is MKQLIVGLIGETGSGKSTFCSMCSSEDIHPIISGSYGKKGTTKSTKRMIFSKEMKNFDLNEFSLSYKGGQTEFGLPLSEEIDLHPFESLTILDTQGLNDWKSDEERERTNKSILKVCDEADIILVTIPEGGNVVTTNTVLNQIFTQFCHKPIVFVYRAQQSREKLLKKEKSIPLLIPFVEDNIEKYSKINPKLGNVIKCANLPADTGVYPLFCILPNSEELSSDIEENERQSDNTVLRKYISNALQYAINLQNLLINEMADEYVKSNLEIISTTIEKIFSLENIISGMTNVKGLPLYRPYIKNFNFKPEYDIEYSWQGGTPWMYPVCGGDYTYASNDIYVNLCNIIRNSNESVAVKSSLLSVLYSISEDRHTPGSLNLRYNSYTRGVPVNWLIDIRTELLQKSPELFEEIDIYVDDNNFFDNPAQCESLLSTDEKFRVAHHDWNKCLKQFYFFTPEKQKIIKQKFSDREWSATVLVSSISKVINKIDFCRGMNEKNKDDFEKIAFDSRGKCVLWNNEV
- a CDS encoding TIGR02678 family protein encodes the protein MDRDQMVLQECVEALFHFYWIHRDKQADLYFQILSRKAELTDMMRDYFGYRLILRTEFIKLEKIPVSSKPFMGINNFSTVHHYMFFCCFLTYLEDKGEDQQFTLQNACDAIRMYYPEDAIHFAWEERSHRRAFADVLQHCVMLRLVYVVDRDIDGFRDDINHDVLFQTTPYFRHFAPLYFLDLSKIQSWSQLEEHITKEITNNTTPKQRVLRRFFLESAIYDDELSEDEVILLEDRQELERLNEIICESFEYWHLERYHRTTMLIHSEVRYGDYYPKDEQISNTAVQYATFIWDMVNEQKVALDHNGRITCTEYEALKWFQAIKELHSHGWTKSFTERPVTTIWREVMEYMSDFHMAEVQMDKQIVFYSATGRVTGYYA
- a CDS encoding TIGR02677 family protein — encoded protein: MSFLINPIKEATYLSTTKSDRYRPICYVFYQKYRQEYNAYMFLDEIYQELVTSEIFGTYFTDYNEKELEEDLKSLVKWNNLIIHQDESHAQRIEDFYKRKNYYEVTQYTISLERSLEEMRHNLQAIRGGSFERILADHILEDLTKLQKWNSSDKESFGDIRNIWRDLMSRFEALRNGTADFLSHVNSEPYERLIHTESFLPYKEKFVRLLSDFVVGIMEKKDLIEESLSLIDEKNIENIISIIVSYEAEQQINDMFEEEVVLERRRAEWLGFKGWFVEINGRKASSRFLIEQTRGTIQKIVRIADQISDKFNYFKSRKNDYLELARIFANTSDIRDCHIIAGAMFGVSNTKHFLVPHKSEDDITKHVWECDPFELPLNKKTPGNRNKRTKLPIYENPLAQMVLIQEHLEKTRMIQEKFNSIIKDGKIILEEIGVVYPEVRDLLLELLGQAMITKKFESRTEDGRRFYLRLRSNKRIHLRSTDGTLTMNDYEFVFMEEMYG